TTTTGTTATTTGGCAGCTAATTTTAAGCAACTTTCACACAAGAGCAAATGCGACTttgtcgtgtattttatttcaaacaatttccCTAAACATCCAAAAAGTCCTTACGAAGTCCTGCTATATAACCATCTTTTAAGTGAAGATATTTTATGTTATATGAttttttacttcgattttgttagatgtcaattttgttttatagtaTCAAAGGGATTAACGATTttgcaatttcattttttaaaaattgaattcataGTGCCTAAACTAAGGAGCGAAGGAAATGTTTTTAAATGGAACTTACATTTGGAAAGTAATACCTTTCGAATATTAGCTATCTTACATGTTTTGGGtttataagtttttgtaaaatttgatgTTTTCATTTATCCAcggcttttttttgaaaaacgaagaaaatggGGTAAATGAAAATAAGAATCTCAGcacatatatacaaaaattagaataacatttttggtgaaaaagtGCTCGTTACAACAACTTAAACATTTGGAGCTTTCCATTGTAACGtatatgaaatttttgtatgttttttacttgctctatagggcaagtattggtttcgtgtcaaaaaaaaatttcgaggttttaatcaaaactaacattacgatgatggagaagtccaaaaaagtgggtttcgtcatgacgtccgtcggtctgtgcgtctgtgcgtcggtgcgtccatctgtacaagtagctacagcctaaacgggtagacggattttcttgaaatttggtatggatgtttttttcgtaatttccaaggttggtttttttttgttttttaatatctcgcttagaacgtatacctcccatacaaaattttcgagttattgcaattttctcgaaaacggctctaacgattttgattaaattttacacaCGTAATGTTGCATATaattctaacataactgcgctttttgtttttctcaaaaaatacggatagtggaaatatggtgtttacatttttttaaatcgtagatgtcggctcttcccgtacatcattatggagttattgaaattttctccaaaatggctctaatgattttgataaaattttgcatacatAATATTCgaagtaattgcagtaaaactgcatttttagtttttctcaaaaaagtcaagtcaaataaaaaatttttttatttaactaacatttggcctccatgccggctcttcccctacatcaaccaaatttcttaaaaatgtatatagaggcagctcttataatctacaagtaagctttcataaaagtgctttgaactgcaagagcaagtacgtgcggccccagtcgtgcattttattagtggttgaaatagattttaagattttaGTGGTTGAAATAGATTTTAGCTCGATTAATTATAACACttagaaataatttaagatTATCCCTTCTATCTAATGAAGCGTCCAAAAGTTTCAGTTTAACAAATATAGTTACCATAAATTAGATACATGTTGCGTAGCGTAAACGACATTAAGTCAACCACGTTTAagcgtttatttttacttaaaacttgaTGAAAAGTTTGGCTGGGTGAATGTAGATTTAGGAGTTAAGTTCGCAAACACTCCTGACAAAGACTTATCTGCCTCTAAAGAAgtttttcattgcaataaatCCCTTCTATTACTCTTTATCCTTCGATGCAAAAACTAAGGAAACGTATAGCTGGCCAAAGATCCGATATAAATGGCGGACACTCGCAAAAGACGGCTTTAGCTTTGCATTGTATTGATGAGGGAAATATGTAGACCAGAGAAGTTCTTAACATTGAATTCTTAAGATTAAAAGACAAAATATTCTGTAAGTAtacaaaattagatttttagcatttttctaaataattagCCCTGAAGAAGACTGTAAACACAGTCGAAACGTCGTAGTAAAAGATTGTCAAAAGATTAAACAAGACCTCAAGCAtacttaggattgaatttaaattctataaaaaaaggtcacgaagataggaataatttctaattttaaaaagttaccatttttcatggaatgccCCATAAGCTGTCTaagatattttaatattaaaattttattttccaaaaatcgtcgtctccgtgtactttttcaaaattttcgaaatttcaacgCAACAAGAATAGCAATTTAGTGTATTGTTTCATACAAATTCAttatttggaattttaaaaatcttcacCGAGACTAACTTGTGatgcctgatttacaatattgcgagacgacgagatgttttttctgaacgttttcgattttcaaaaaaatcgttttaaaatcaTTTGGCAATTGACAATACtgcaattttttaagaatttatattaaaaaaaaaaaaaaaacaaaattaaaaagaaaaacaatagtAATTTTGAAACCAGGCGGTTGAGTTTGTCACCAAGGCTAactcgaattttaaaattaagaagtCTTTTATCCATATAAGCTTCTTATCATAAACGGGTTTCATATGAAACGACAATGTTAACTGtttattcaatttataatatgtacatattaggtatttctAAAATCACCAAAAGCATTTAGAACGGCTTTAACTAATTGCTCAAATGGATCTTCAAATTTCTTTCTTAAATTCCTTCGCCACTGATATTCAACAATCCAATCAGCAAAACTCTGACTGTTGCTATCCTTCCTGTTGTTATTATCCTTGTAGAAAGCTCCCTTGACCGCAGCCCACTGCGACTGAATTCTTGGAGTATGGCTTCTCCTTCCATCTTCCACATCAGACTGATTATTGGGGTCGCAATGCTTGacttttttatgaacaaatccATGCTCACTTAGGCAATCATATATCTCCGAATAATCCGTCTCAATAGTGGAACCCAAATGAAcatgtttttgaataaaaggaaTAAGaaccttttaaataaattaaaagaaatatatatttacttaattttatgaaacaacTTACATCAGCATTTTGTATCGTTTCTGTGCACACCTTGAGCTTGAAATCCTCTGATCCTTCCTCAATAATTCCAAGAACCCAATTATCAACTACTCGATTAATTTTACTACGAGTATACGATCGACATCCAAATTTGCTTATATCAATTTGAACAATTCGTCCAGGACCGCCAACTTTATCAACTTCCTCATCATTATACAAGAAATGGTCAATGACCATTTCGCGAAAATAACCATACCATTCGGCGATGGTTTTGGTTGACAAACATTGTGTCGATGTGAAATCTTCGAGTTGTACCACTTCGTAGGAGTACTTTCTTCCAAAACAATACATTAGAAAGGATTACAATATAAGTCTAGCGAAAAAACTGTTGGGTTGTAAGAATTCAAAGGCTTTCTGGGATAATGTTCGTGAGCTAGGAGGACGTTCTCGAAATTCGGTGAATACTCTCGCAGCTGAGACACTTGCAGCACATTTTAAAACTCTTTTGTCGGCTGACGAGAGTCTCCATACCTTCGCTTATGCTCTTCCCAACTTTATTGTTAATGAACTTGATAGCCCAATCTCATATTGTGAACTGGAATCAACtctacaaaaaatgaaaaataacaaagcacCCGGTATTGATGGAATTCCagttgaattttataaaaatagtacTGAACAATTCAAAAACTATCTTGTACTGTACTTCAACAGATTGTATGATGAATCCCATATCCCAACCAATCTAAATAAGGCAATTATCTTTGCTATTTACAAAAGTGGAGATGCAAATCAACCATCGAACTATAGAGGTATTTCTATTCTAAGCTCGTTGAGGAAGATCTTCACCTCAATTCTTTACGAAAGGCTCATCAAATGGATCGAGAACAAAAACCTTCTCAGTATTTTTCAAGCCGGCTTTCGTTCGGGGTACTCAACGCTAGACCATATTTTTGCATTAACAAGTATTGCCAAGAAATCGattgataaaaagaaaaaattgttcgcTTGTTTCGTCGACTTCAAAGCTGCATTTGATAAGGTGAATAGACAGGCATTATTGTACAAACTTTCAATGCTTGGAATCTCTCGGAAGTTCTTGCAGTTGtactttaattttcttatttcatcGAGTGCTGCTGTATGGGATGGATCGGATCTGTCAGATTGGTTTGAAACGACAACAGGTGTTCCACAAGGCTGTATTTTAAGCCCAATCCTCTTCGCCTTATTTATTGATGATATTTCGGATGTTCTTCCTGGAGGAGTATCTTTTGCTGATATTCATGTGAAAGTCTTACTCTATGCTGACGACTTAGTATTGCTAGCTGACAACCCTTTCACTCTTCAGCTGCAAATCAACAGATTAAATACATTCTGCGAGAAATGGGGGTTAGTTGTCAATACCAGCAAAACAAAAGTGATGGTTTTTGAAGCTCGTCAAACAAGAAGGCTTAGGGAAGAGAACTGGTTTCTGAATAATGTCGCTATTGAAGTTGTGCAGGAATTTAAGTATTTGGGAGTCTTGTTCACGCATAACCTTAACTTCTCTAAGCATGTGAAACATAAAAGTAATGAGGCTAAATTGGCTCTGAGCTTAATGTGGCCCAAGTTCTTTGCGAATCAAGAAATCGATCTGGTGTCGAAGTATCGTGTTTTTCACGCGACAGTGAATACATGCATGTGCTATGGTGTCCAGGTCTTCGGATATGTTTATATGGAGAACTTTGAAGCATTACAAAGACATTTTTTCAAGCGCTTATTTAGATTACCAAATTCAACGCCAAACTATGCCATTCATGTAGAATCTGGTTTATCGCCACTTTACATCCTGAATCTAAAATCAAACTCCGATTATTTGATAAGAGTGATGAAAAGAAGCGGAAGAAGTCTTCACAAATCAATGATGGTAAGATTGTTGCAAACGAGGGCCTCTCCATTTAAGGAGTGGAATGAATTAGCCATAGCCCATGAGACTAATCTTTCCATCAATGAAACAAATGTCGATGAATGGCCGGGGATTTTTGCTAATGTCATtgcaaaaattgatgaaaaaactTACATACAACATCTTTCTAGAGCAACAGAAACAACTTCTAGAAACATATATAAGAACCTTGATCACCAGATGCCCTCAGAAGTAAACTATTTTTCGAAAGAATTTTCGGTTGAAGCTATAAGTTACGTATTCAGAGCACGAGTCGAACtgttaaacttaaactttatgCCCCATCGAGATGACTTGCCACAACTTTGCAATCTCTGCAATAGAAGAGAGAATGAAGACATAATCCATTTTATTGCAACCTGTCCAATGTTGCAGGAAATTCGACGATTGTATTTCGACGTAAGTTATGTCGATGTAAATCGACTATAC
This DNA window, taken from Episyrphus balteatus chromosome 2, idEpiBalt1.1, whole genome shotgun sequence, encodes the following:
- the LOC129909236 gene encoding uncharacterized protein LOC129909236 isoform X1 — encoded protein: MYCFGRKYSYEVVQLEDFTSTQCLSTKTIAEWYGYFREMVIDHFLYNDEEVDKVGGPGRIVQIDISKFGCRSYTRSKINRVVDNWVLGIIEEGSEDFKLKVCTETIQNADVLIPFIQKHVHLGSTIETDYSEIYDCLSEHGFVHKKVKHCDPNNQSDVEDGRRSHTPRIQSQWAAVKGAFYKDNNNRKDSNSQSFADWIVEYQWRRNLRKKFEDPFEQLVKAVLNAFGDFRNT
- the LOC129909236 gene encoding uncharacterized protein LOC129909236 isoform X2, which encodes MYCFGRKYSYEVVQLEDFTSTQCLSTKTIAEWYGYFREMVIDHFLYNDEEVDKVGGPGRIVQIDISKFGCRSYTRSKINRVVDNWVLGIIEEGSEDFKLKVCTETIQNADTDYSEIYDCLSEHGFVHKKVKHCDPNNQSDVEDGRRSHTPRIQSQWAAVKGAFYKDNNNRKDSNSQSFADWIVEYQWRRNLRKKFEDPFEQLVKAVLNAFGDFRNT